A stretch of Pseudoprevotella muciniphila DNA encodes these proteins:
- a CDS encoding class II aldolase/adducin family protein, producing MNISKEQISAFVAAARKVGDHGLTRCSSGNLSWRVGDVALVSATGSWIPELREDQVAICDIETGQSLNGVRPSMESGFHLTILKNRPDVNVVLHCQSICATTIACMDPKPENLNVTAELPCHVGKEVPVIPYYRPGSPELAHAVVEAMKDHDSVLLAKHGQVFVGKDFNAAIEKAEFLEMACEIVLRSGFRHTVLTPEEVADIEHTFLGK from the coding sequence ATGAACATCAGTAAAGAACAAATCAGTGCATTCGTGGCTGCGGCCCGCAAGGTCGGTGATCATGGTCTGACACGTTGCTCGAGCGGCAACCTCTCGTGGCGCGTAGGCGATGTGGCGCTCGTTTCTGCCACAGGGTCGTGGATTCCGGAACTGCGTGAAGACCAAGTGGCGATTTGCGACATTGAGACAGGACAGTCGCTCAACGGTGTGCGTCCGTCGATGGAGAGTGGCTTCCACCTCACAATTCTGAAAAACAGGCCCGATGTGAATGTGGTGCTTCATTGCCAAAGCATTTGTGCCACAACTATTGCCTGCATGGATCCCAAACCAGAGAATCTGAACGTGACGGCAGAACTACCATGCCATGTGGGCAAGGAAGTGCCTGTCATCCCTTATTATCGTCCAGGCTCGCCCGAATTGGCTCATGCCGTTGTGGAAGCCATGAAAGACCATGATTCTGTGCTCCTCGCTAAGCATGGACAGGTATTTGTAGGTAAGGATTTCAATGCGGCAATAGAGAAGGCAGAGTTCCTTGAAATGGCTTGCGAGATAGTCCTTCGCAGCGGTTTCCGTCATACCGTGCTCACGCCGGAAGAAGTGGCAGACATCGAACACACGTTCCTGGGAAAGTAA
- a CDS encoding L-fucose isomerase — MTKKRFIGENPRIGIRPVIDGRQNGVRESLEDQTMDMAKNVAALFSSELKYSDGTPVECVIADGTIGRVAEAAACSEKFRNNNVGVVVSVTPCWCYVSEVIHYDGEVPQAIWGFNGTERPGAVYLAAALAAHTQKGMPAFGIYGHHVQDADDKTIPEDVREKLLRFARAGIAVAQMKGKSYLSIGNVAMGIAGSIVDPNFFQEYLGMRNEQVDMTEIIRRVNEGIYDKEEYEKAMAWTRANCMPNEGEDFNRPEKVKTREEKDADWEYVVKMRLIFEDLMTGNPKLRELGFKEEALGHNAICGGFQGQRQWTDHMPNGDFPEALMNTSFNWNGPQEPFAFATENDACNGVTMLFGKLLTNRAVIFADIRTYWSPESVLRVTGQPLEGGAAKGIIHLINSGSCSLDAAGQMTNAEGKPEMKHFWDVNEDDIKATLGATTWYPANRDYFRGGGYSSNFLSKGGMPCTMMRLNLVKGLGPVLQLAEGYTVDITPEQHKVLNERTDKTWPTTWFAPRVTGKGAFKDVYSVMDNWGANHGAIAYGHIGADLITLASMLRIPVCMHNVEEDTIFRPSAWRAFGMEPEGSDFRACKNFGPLYK, encoded by the coding sequence ATGACAAAGAAAAGGTTTATCGGCGAGAATCCGCGTATCGGTATTCGCCCAGTGATTGACGGTCGCCAGAATGGCGTTCGTGAGAGTTTGGAAGACCAGACGATGGACATGGCAAAGAATGTTGCTGCCCTGTTTTCTTCAGAACTGAAGTACAGCGACGGCACCCCCGTGGAGTGTGTCATTGCCGACGGCACCATCGGTCGTGTGGCAGAGGCTGCTGCTTGCAGCGAGAAGTTCAGGAACAACAACGTGGGTGTGGTGGTCAGCGTAACGCCATGCTGGTGCTATGTGAGCGAAGTGATTCACTACGACGGCGAGGTGCCGCAAGCCATCTGGGGCTTCAATGGAACCGAGCGCCCGGGTGCTGTGTATCTTGCCGCAGCGCTTGCAGCGCATACGCAGAAAGGTATGCCTGCTTTCGGCATTTATGGCCACCACGTGCAGGATGCCGACGACAAGACTATTCCTGAAGATGTGCGAGAGAAACTGCTCCGCTTCGCGCGTGCCGGTATAGCCGTGGCACAGATGAAGGGCAAGAGTTACCTGAGCATCGGTAACGTGGCAATGGGTATAGCCGGGTCTATTGTTGACCCCAATTTCTTCCAGGAATACCTCGGTATGCGAAACGAACAGGTGGATATGACAGAAATTATCCGCCGTGTGAACGAGGGCATCTACGACAAGGAAGAATACGAGAAGGCAATGGCATGGACACGCGCCAACTGTATGCCCAACGAGGGCGAAGACTTCAACCGTCCTGAAAAGGTGAAGACGCGCGAAGAGAAGGATGCCGACTGGGAATACGTGGTGAAGATGCGTCTCATCTTCGAGGACCTTATGACGGGCAATCCCAAACTCCGCGAGTTGGGCTTCAAGGAAGAAGCACTCGGCCACAACGCTATCTGCGGCGGTTTCCAGGGACAGCGCCAGTGGACCGACCACATGCCTAACGGCGACTTCCCCGAAGCACTGATGAACACTTCCTTCAACTGGAACGGTCCGCAGGAACCCTTTGCTTTCGCTACGGAGAACGATGCCTGCAATGGCGTAACCATGCTCTTCGGAAAACTGCTGACCAACCGTGCCGTTATCTTTGCAGATATACGCACCTACTGGAGCCCGGAGAGTGTGCTGCGCGTAACGGGACAGCCTCTTGAGGGCGGTGCTGCAAAGGGTATCATCCACCTCATCAATTCCGGTTCATGTTCGCTCGACGCAGCAGGTCAGATGACCAATGCAGAAGGCAAGCCCGAAATGAAACACTTCTGGGACGTGAACGAAGACGATATCAAGGCTACACTCGGTGCTACAACCTGGTATCCCGCCAACCGCGACTATTTCCGTGGAGGTGGCTATTCGTCCAACTTCCTTTCGAAGGGCGGTATGCCTTGCACGATGATGCGTCTGAACCTCGTAAAAGGTCTTGGTCCTGTGCTCCAACTGGCAGAAGGCTACACCGTGGACATCACTCCCGAACAGCATAAGGTGCTCAACGAACGCACAGACAAGACATGGCCCACAACGTGGTTCGCGCCTCGTGTAACAGGCAAGGGTGCCTTCAAGGATGTTTATAGCGTGATGGATAATTGGGGTGCTAACCATGGTGCAATAGCATACGGCCACATCGGTGCCGACCTTATCACGCTCGCTTCCATGCTTCGTATCCCTGTTTGCATGCACAATGTGGAAGAAGACACCATCTTCCGTCCTAGCGCATGGCGTGCGTTCGGCATGGAACCCGAAGGCAGCGATTTCCGTGCTTGCAAGAACTTCGGTCCACTCTACAAATAA
- a CDS encoding SH3 domain-containing protein: MKRFFLLLALLTIAVGINAQSLSVYVSDDSGSSTNIRNSPKGKVVHRIPQSTIAMLEVEEPRNGWWRICDNSYFSVADGYEGLSKLTGSRTGYWIHSSVIVVGTRNYGGEMLYLYQQPNTKSKKVYTIKEEMTLHPLEVRGGWVKCTTSDGKQVGWIQAEWLCGNALTNCC, from the coding sequence ATGAAGCGGTTTTTTCTGCTGCTTGCCCTGCTTACCATAGCAGTGGGCATCAACGCACAGTCGCTCAGCGTGTACGTGAGCGATGACTCCGGCTCAAGTACGAATATACGTAATTCGCCCAAGGGAAAGGTGGTTCACCGCATACCACAAAGCACCATTGCCATGCTTGAAGTGGAAGAGCCCCGGAATGGGTGGTGGCGCATCTGCGACAACTCGTACTTCTCTGTGGCAGATGGGTATGAGGGCCTTTCGAAACTCACCGGCTCCCGCACCGGCTACTGGATACACTCTTCGGTGATAGTCGTAGGAACACGCAACTATGGCGGTGAGATGCTCTATCTCTACCAACAGCCGAACACCAAAAGCAAGAAGGTGTACACCATCAAGGAAGAGATGACCCTCCATCCGCTTGAAGTACGAGGTGGCTGGGTGAAGTGTACCACTTCTGATGGCAAACAGGTAGGCTGGATACAGGCAGAATGGCTCTGTGGAAATGCACTGACCAATTGTTGCTGA
- a CDS encoding DUF4332 domain-containing protein, protein MNYKIIDIEGIGAVYAEKLTAAGINTTEELLEKCAKPAGRKALEEATGISGKLILTWTNHADLMRIDGVGPQFSELLEAAGVDTVKELRNRVPANLQPKLEEVNAKKNLVNRVPALKEVEKMVAQAKELPAVMEY, encoded by the coding sequence ATGAACTACAAAATTATTGACATTGAGGGGATCGGCGCTGTTTATGCTGAGAAACTCACCGCAGCAGGCATTAACACTACAGAGGAACTGCTTGAAAAATGTGCAAAACCTGCCGGCAGAAAGGCTCTGGAAGAGGCTACAGGCATCAGCGGTAAACTTATCCTGACTTGGACTAACCATGCCGACCTGATGAGAATAGACGGTGTAGGTCCACAGTTCTCCGAACTGCTTGAGGCAGCAGGTGTTGATACCGTAAAAGAACTCCGGAACCGCGTGCCAGCCAACCTGCAACCCAAACTCGAGGAGGTGAATGCCAAGAAGAACCTCGTGAACCGCGTTCCTGCACTCAAGGAAGTAGAGAAGATGGTGGCTCAGGCTAAGGAACTGCCCGCAGTAATGGAGTATTAA
- a CDS encoding TonB-dependent receptor: MKTIKISSHIAAICLLLAYALPAVGQIDTTEVRQRAVVFGSRQARLSKSTSLTAVSVSQDFLDTHFTGNIVQALEHVPGVQSMDIGSGFSKPMIRGLGFNRIAVAESGVKQEGQQWGADHGLEIDAFNVSAVNVLKGPASLIYGSDAMGGVIDIKQPKYPTENKVFGELSLLGKTVNGSLGGSLLLGFRKDAWLVQGRYTEQHFGDYRVPTDTVLYLTQKLPITHRRLKNTAGFERDASIFAGYKKGNYEGNLMVSNAFQKSGFFAGAHGVPNIASLIDDGKRYNIELPYSKVNHLKVQTHQEVKWSKFALFADLGWQHNHREEWSAFHTHYGTQAAPYKDPDKELMFNLHTLSANAALKWQTTETFSQTVGTGGQYQDNTIGGYGFLLPEYNRKTAGLFWLGEWKPSEKITLTCGLRYDWGHISAKPYDNVYLADYLREQGYTDDVVEENRWSSRRVSRSFSDVSGAMGLVWQPSPIHLLKINVGRSFRLPGANELAANGVHHGTFRHEQGDNNLSSEHGWQFDAEYSLSLGPILISASPFVSLFDNYIFLQPTGEWSLLPDAGQIYRYKEASATFIGGELSAKVNLWKNLRYEFSGEYVHTRNNDAKTALAFSPPTTLRNTLSWEEREFAISAELQTIARQNHIAQNEDKTPGATLLHLSANACLHILGTSAHISLKVHNVFDKKYYNHLSFYRKVEIPEPGRNFSLTVKIPFSITTK, from the coding sequence ATAAAAACAATAAAAATCTCATCGCATATAGCAGCAATATGTCTGTTGCTTGCCTATGCCTTGCCGGCAGTGGGGCAGATTGACACGACTGAAGTGCGGCAGCGGGCAGTGGTATTCGGCAGCCGCCAGGCCCGACTCTCGAAGAGTACGAGCCTCACAGCCGTTTCGGTCAGTCAGGACTTCCTCGATACACATTTCACCGGTAACATCGTGCAAGCGCTGGAGCACGTGCCAGGTGTGCAATCCATGGACATCGGCTCGGGCTTTTCCAAACCTATGATACGTGGTCTGGGCTTCAACCGCATCGCCGTGGCAGAAAGCGGAGTGAAACAGGAAGGACAACAGTGGGGCGCCGATCATGGTTTGGAAATCGATGCCTTCAATGTGTCGGCAGTGAACGTACTGAAAGGACCCGCATCCCTGATTTACGGCAGTGATGCCATGGGTGGTGTTATCGACATCAAACAACCAAAATATCCCACGGAGAACAAAGTGTTCGGCGAACTTTCGCTCCTCGGCAAGACTGTGAACGGCTCATTAGGCGGTTCGCTGCTTTTGGGCTTCCGCAAGGACGCATGGCTCGTGCAGGGCAGATATACCGAACAGCACTTCGGCGACTACCGCGTGCCTACCGACACCGTGCTCTATCTTACACAGAAGTTGCCCATCACGCACAGGCGACTGAAAAACACGGCAGGATTTGAGCGCGATGCAAGCATTTTCGCAGGCTACAAGAAAGGCAATTACGAAGGCAACCTTATGGTGAGCAATGCCTTTCAGAAGAGCGGTTTCTTCGCCGGTGCCCATGGTGTGCCCAACATTGCCTCACTTATCGACGACGGCAAACGCTACAACATAGAACTGCCATACAGCAAGGTGAACCACCTGAAAGTGCAGACGCACCAAGAAGTGAAATGGAGTAAATTTGCGCTCTTTGCCGACCTTGGCTGGCAACACAACCACCGCGAGGAATGGAGTGCATTCCATACCCACTACGGCACCCAGGCTGCACCCTACAAGGACCCGGACAAGGAACTGATGTTCAACCTCCACACCCTGTCTGCCAACGCTGCCCTGAAATGGCAAACAACAGAAACATTTTCCCAGACCGTCGGCACAGGCGGGCAATACCAAGACAACACTATTGGCGGCTATGGTTTCCTACTGCCGGAATACAACCGCAAAACGGCAGGCCTATTCTGGCTGGGAGAATGGAAACCCTCCGAAAAAATCACGCTTACCTGCGGTTTGCGATACGACTGGGGGCACATTTCTGCAAAGCCCTACGACAACGTCTATCTCGCCGACTATCTACGGGAACAAGGCTATACGGACGACGTTGTAGAAGAGAACAGATGGTCGTCGCGACGTGTCAGCCGCAGTTTCAGCGATGTCAGCGGAGCGATGGGGCTTGTTTGGCAACCTTCACCGATTCACCTCCTGAAAATAAATGTGGGGCGCAGTTTCCGACTGCCCGGCGCCAACGAATTGGCTGCCAACGGCGTGCACCACGGCACATTCCGCCACGAGCAGGGCGACAACAATCTCTCTTCAGAGCACGGCTGGCAATTCGATGCAGAATACTCTCTTTCTTTGGGCCCTATACTCATCTCTGCATCGCCCTTCGTCAGTCTTTTCGACAATTACATTTTCCTGCAACCTACGGGCGAATGGTCCTTGCTGCCCGATGCCGGACAAATCTACCGCTACAAGGAGGCCTCCGCCACATTCATTGGCGGCGAACTCTCTGCAAAGGTCAATCTCTGGAAAAACCTGAGATACGAATTCAGCGGAGAATATGTCCACACAAGGAACAACGACGCCAAGACAGCACTCGCCTTCTCTCCCCCCACCACCCTGCGCAACACGCTTTCCTGGGAAGAACGGGAGTTTGCCATCAGTGCTGAACTGCAAACCATTGCAAGACAGAACCACATCGCACAGAACGAAGACAAGACACCGGGCGCTACCCTGCTCCACCTCAGCGCCAATGCCTGTCTGCACATACTGGGCACCTCGGCACACATATCACTGAAAGTGCATAACGTATTCGACAAGAAGTACTACAACCACCTGAGTTTCTACCGCAAGGTGGAAATACCGGAGCCCGGCCGCAACTTCTCCTTAACAGTAAAAATACCCTTTTCAATAACAACAAAATAA
- a CDS encoding DUF4625 domain-containing protein, with product MNIKHVIFPVILSFLTFGTTSCGGDDGDTTRPTINVIAPEEDATLLIGDEDGVLFKAEFSDDTALKSYKLEIHNATNGHTHGAPKLQENPVYFTFNKSYELGGVRNAKVEHRDIVIPENATPGHYHLMVYVTDVAGNQTYMARDIELSHDSSVHEE from the coding sequence ATGAATATCAAGCACGTTATCTTTCCTGTAATCCTTTCCTTCCTGACTTTTGGCACCACATCGTGCGGCGGCGACGACGGCGACACCACCAGACCAACCATCAACGTCATAGCACCAGAAGAAGACGCCACACTTCTCATCGGCGACGAGGACGGTGTACTCTTCAAGGCAGAATTCAGCGACGACACAGCCCTGAAGTCGTACAAACTGGAGATACACAATGCCACGAACGGACACACCCACGGTGCGCCGAAACTGCAAGAAAACCCAGTGTATTTCACTTTCAACAAGTCGTATGAACTCGGCGGTGTGAGAAACGCCAAAGTCGAGCACCGCGACATCGTAATCCCCGAAAATGCCACACCCGGACACTATCACCTGATGGTTTATGTTACCGACGTAGCCGGCAACCAGACCTACATGGCGCGCGACATAGAACTCTCGCATGATTCGTCAGTGCATGAGGAATAA
- a CDS encoding MATE family efflux transporter — translation MSKESDKFLILGEKPIGKLLWQYATPAIVAMAAASIYNIIDGIFIGQGVGPEAIIALGLTMPVMSLTAAFGAMVGVGGSTLMSVRLGQKEYETAKKILGNVLVMNVAMGLILGGLLWAFIKPILRFFGASDMTIGPAYDFMTVILIGNVVTHLYLGLNALLRSTNRPEIAMYATFGTVILNCILAPLFIFVFNWGIQGAATATVMAQFIMLLWQFWLFSNKNDMIHIQRQYLKADRKIISQSLSIGMSPFLINLCACLVSVFMTRSLTHYGGDYAVGAFGIANRLLMFIVMFVIGLNQGMQPIAGYNYGAKKYNRVIEVLNKSLIFGTAFTLIGFIVAMFFAEPFCAMFAKDEPKLIEMSAHAMRILCMLFPLVGLCIIATAFFQSLGKPTISIFLSLTRQLIFILPAIYILPRIMTDNPVDGVLYAFPVSDGLAFIVAVVMLIREVRKFKKITIQTTT, via the coding sequence ATGTCGAAAGAGTCTGATAAATTCCTTATATTAGGCGAGAAGCCCATAGGCAAATTACTGTGGCAATATGCCACTCCTGCCATCGTAGCGATGGCGGCTGCTTCCATATACAACATTATCGACGGCATTTTCATAGGACAAGGTGTAGGACCTGAAGCCATCATCGCCCTCGGCCTCACCATGCCCGTCATGTCGCTCACCGCAGCATTCGGCGCTATGGTGGGTGTAGGTGGAAGTACGCTCATGTCTGTACGGCTCGGACAAAAGGAATACGAAACCGCCAAGAAGATACTCGGCAACGTACTGGTCATGAATGTGGCAATGGGGCTTATCCTCGGTGGCTTGCTTTGGGCTTTCATCAAACCTATTCTGCGTTTCTTTGGTGCAAGCGACATGACCATCGGACCTGCATACGACTTTATGACTGTCATTCTCATAGGCAACGTCGTGACACACCTCTACCTCGGGCTTAACGCGCTCCTGCGCTCCACGAACCGACCGGAAATAGCGATGTATGCCACATTTGGGACAGTCATTCTCAACTGCATTCTTGCCCCACTTTTCATCTTCGTCTTCAACTGGGGCATACAGGGCGCAGCGACTGCAACGGTAATGGCGCAGTTTATTATGCTACTCTGGCAATTCTGGCTGTTCTCTAACAAGAACGACATGATCCACATACAAAGGCAATACCTCAAAGCCGACAGAAAAATCATTTCACAGTCGCTCAGCATAGGTATGTCGCCTTTCCTGATTAACCTCTGCGCATGCCTTGTGAGCGTATTTATGACGAGAAGCCTTACCCACTACGGCGGCGACTATGCAGTAGGGGCTTTCGGCATTGCCAACAGGTTGCTTATGTTTATCGTCATGTTCGTCATTGGTCTTAATCAAGGTATGCAACCCATAGCGGGCTACAACTACGGCGCAAAGAAATACAACCGCGTAATCGAAGTGCTCAACAAGTCGCTCATTTTCGGCACGGCTTTCACATTGATAGGCTTCATCGTGGCGATGTTCTTTGCTGAGCCTTTCTGCGCCATGTTTGCCAAAGACGAACCAAAACTCATAGAAATGTCGGCACATGCCATGCGGATACTCTGCATGTTATTCCCCCTCGTGGGACTCTGCATCATCGCCACGGCATTCTTCCAGAGTCTCGGAAAACCTACCATCAGCATTTTCCTGTCACTCACACGACAACTCATCTTTATCTTACCAGCCATATACATACTGCCTCGAATCATGACGGACAACCCCGTGGACGGTGTGCTTTATGCCTTCCCCGTGAGCGATGGACTCGCCTTCATCGTGGCTGTTGTCATGCTCATAAGAGAGGTAAGGAAATTCAAGAAAATAACAATTCAAACAACCACATAG